The Streptomyces sp. NBC_00670 genome window below encodes:
- a CDS encoding DUF3152 domain-containing protein, which produces MPDGTPAQGFPRLSDGTPAGGVPRFGGGTPAHGVPRVQGGPPAQGGPRTPAHGVPRVRGGHPEQREPGGGWGRVGAVSARGAAPAAGSPAGAAPAPAPAARPSRGPRQEYLDAFGENADGRRDTDGRRESQDDTGTRPRTPTAPDVVPARRAAGKGRTFTGVAAAAVTTVLAVVVAGQVADGRGEGSARAQSATDRARDIRGAGGAGAAASPSASPSAAPLTYAQKMAKVYPLSADSKGSGKFAAVPGTDKAPGPGRTYTYRVDVEKGLGLDAALFAEAVQTTLNDDRSWAHGGDLAFARVSSGKPDFVITLASSGTTADWCAKSGLDTTEDNVSCDSAATERVMINAYRWAQGSKTYGDDHIYAYRQMLINHEVGHRLGRGHVNCEKDGELAPVMQQQTKFLDHDGIHCLANPWPYPKG; this is translated from the coding sequence CTGCCCGACGGTACGCCCGCGCAGGGCTTCCCGCGGTTGTCCGACGGCACGCCGGCCGGTGGGGTGCCTCGGTTCGGGGGCGGGACCCCCGCGCACGGCGTGCCGCGTGTGCAGGGCGGGCCCCCCGCGCAGGGCGGCCCCCGGACGCCCGCCCACGGCGTCCCGCGAGTACGCGGCGGGCACCCCGAGCAGCGGGAGCCCGGCGGTGGCTGGGGTCGGGTCGGTGCGGTGTCCGCGCGGGGTGCGGCCCCGGCGGCCGGGAGCCCGGCCGGTGCCGCGCCCGCACCCGCACCCGCCGCGCGGCCCTCGCGCGGCCCCCGGCAGGAGTACCTCGACGCGTTCGGCGAGAACGCCGACGGGCGCCGTGACACCGACGGCCGCCGCGAGAGCCAGGACGACACCGGCACCCGCCCCCGTACCCCCACCGCGCCCGACGTCGTCCCCGCGCGCCGGGCCGCCGGCAAGGGCCGTACCTTCACCGGCGTCGCGGCCGCCGCCGTCACCACCGTGCTGGCCGTCGTCGTCGCGGGCCAGGTCGCGGACGGACGCGGTGAGGGCTCCGCACGCGCCCAGTCCGCCACCGACCGCGCCCGCGACATCCGGGGCGCAGGCGGCGCCGGAGCCGCCGCGTCGCCCTCCGCCTCCCCGAGCGCCGCACCGCTGACGTACGCGCAGAAGATGGCCAAGGTGTACCCGCTCTCGGCCGACAGCAAGGGCTCCGGGAAGTTCGCCGCCGTCCCCGGCACCGACAAGGCACCGGGGCCCGGACGGACGTACACCTACCGGGTGGACGTCGAGAAGGGGCTCGGTCTGGACGCCGCCCTGTTCGCCGAGGCCGTGCAGACGACACTCAACGACGACCGCAGCTGGGCCCACGGCGGCGACCTCGCCTTCGCACGCGTCTCCTCCGGCAAGCCCGACTTCGTCATCACGCTGGCCAGTTCCGGCACGACCGCCGACTGGTGCGCCAAGTCCGGCCTCGACACCACCGAGGACAACGTCTCGTGCGACTCGGCCGCCACCGAGCGCGTGATGATCAACGCCTACCGCTGGGCCCAGGGCTCGAAGACGTACGGCGACGACCACATCTACGCCTACCGGCAGATGCTGATCAACCACGAGGTCGGCCACCGGCTCGGCCGCGGCCACGTCAACTGCGAGAAGGACGGCGAACTCGCGCCGGTCATGCAGCAGCAGACCAAGTTCCTCGACCACGACGGCATCCACTGCCTGGCCAACCCCTGGCCGTACCCGAAGGGTTGA
- a CDS encoding ABC transporter permease produces the protein MSGFGGFALRRAVGAVVTLIAISAIIYVIFYATPGNVAQITCGPRCSPAQVHQVAEQLRLDDPLYLRYWHFLQGIAVGQDYSTGTSVEHCSAPCLGLSYRSDQQVTQIILAKLPVSLSLVVGAMVLWLLLGVGTGVLSAWRRGRFTERALTGATLAGMATPVFVIGLVLMIVVCGQWELLPFPQYVAFTEDPEQWAWNLLLPWLTLALGEAAFFARMTRAAVLETLAEDHIRTFRAYGVGERAIVGRHALRGALAPVIALNANDFGAAVGGAVLTETLFGLPGIGQELVHAVDVVDLPVVVGMVLVIGFFVVLANAVADVLYAVADRRVVLS, from the coding sequence ATGAGCGGGTTCGGTGGGTTCGCGCTGCGGCGTGCCGTCGGGGCCGTCGTCACGCTGATCGCCATCTCGGCGATCATCTACGTCATCTTCTACGCCACCCCCGGCAACGTCGCCCAGATCACCTGCGGCCCGCGCTGCTCGCCCGCCCAGGTGCACCAGGTCGCCGAGCAGCTCCGCCTCGACGACCCGCTCTACCTGCGCTACTGGCACTTCCTCCAGGGCATCGCCGTCGGCCAGGACTACTCCACCGGCACCTCCGTCGAGCACTGCTCGGCGCCCTGCCTCGGACTGTCGTACCGCAGCGACCAGCAGGTCACGCAGATCATCCTGGCCAAGCTGCCCGTCAGCCTGTCGCTGGTGGTCGGCGCCATGGTGCTGTGGCTGCTGCTCGGCGTCGGCACGGGTGTGCTCTCCGCCTGGCGACGCGGCCGGTTCACCGAGCGCGCGCTGACCGGGGCGACCCTCGCCGGCATGGCCACGCCCGTCTTCGTCATCGGGCTCGTGCTGATGATCGTCGTCTGCGGGCAGTGGGAGCTGCTGCCGTTCCCGCAGTACGTGGCCTTCACCGAGGACCCCGAACAGTGGGCGTGGAACCTGCTGCTGCCCTGGCTGACCCTCGCGCTCGGCGAGGCGGCGTTCTTCGCCCGAATGACCCGGGCGGCGGTCCTGGAGACCCTCGCGGAGGACCACATCCGCACCTTCCGGGCCTACGGCGTCGGCGAGCGGGCGATAGTCGGCCGGCACGCGCTGCGCGGGGCGCTCGCGCCCGTGATCGCGCTCAACGCCAACGACTTCGGGGCGGCCGTCGGCGGTGCGGTGCTGACCGAGACGCTGTTCGGACTGCCCGGCATCGGACAGGAACTGGTGCACGCCGTGGACGTCGTCGACCTGCCGGTCGTGGTCGGGATGGTCCTGGTCATCGGCTTCTTCGTGGTGCTGGCCAACGCCGTCGCGGACGTGCTGTACGCGGTGGCCGACCGACGGGTGGTGCTGTCATGA
- a CDS encoding Ms4533A family Cys-rich leader peptide → MPSRRPAPRAAIELALIGVTALCVADIHCR, encoded by the coding sequence ATGCCGTCCCGCCGTCCCGCCCCCCGCGCCGCCATCGAACTGGCGCTCATCGGCGTGACCGCACTCTGCGTGGCCGACATTCACTGTCGCTGA
- a CDS encoding alpha/beta fold hydrolase, producing the protein MSSTELPAAPATTTVLPKVAPVRVAEGEALRSVSLPGVTLTVRSRQPAREGLPPALYVHGLGGSSQNWSALMPLLDDVVDSEAVDLPGFGDSPPPDDGNYSITAHARAVIRFLDASGRGPVHLFGNSMGGAIVTRVAAARPDLVRTLTLVSPALPELRVQRSAVPTGLLAVPGVAALFTRYTRQWTAEQRVRGVMALCYGDPARVTQDGFRHAVEEMERRMRLPYMWDAMARSTRGLVNAYTLGGQHGLWRQAERVLAPTLLVYGGRDQLVGFRMAARAARAFRDSRMLTLPEAGHVAMMEYPERVAAAFRDLLRDTGAQASAAESVSASVSAGAGPVTGVTDTTDAGS; encoded by the coding sequence ATGTCTTCGACCGAGCTGCCGGCCGCACCGGCCACGACCACCGTTCTGCCGAAGGTCGCGCCCGTCAGGGTCGCGGAGGGCGAGGCGCTCAGGTCGGTGTCGCTGCCCGGGGTCACCCTGACGGTGCGGTCGAGACAGCCGGCCCGCGAGGGGCTGCCGCCCGCGCTGTACGTGCACGGACTCGGCGGTTCCTCGCAGAACTGGTCGGCGCTGATGCCGCTGCTCGACGACGTCGTCGACAGCGAGGCCGTCGACCTGCCGGGCTTCGGCGACTCCCCGCCGCCGGACGACGGCAACTACTCGATCACCGCGCACGCCCGCGCGGTGATCCGCTTCCTGGACGCCTCCGGGCGCGGGCCCGTGCACCTGTTCGGCAACTCGATGGGCGGCGCGATCGTCACCCGGGTGGCCGCCGCCCGTCCCGACCTCGTCCGTACGCTCACGCTCGTCTCGCCCGCGCTCCCCGAGCTGCGGGTGCAGCGCAGCGCGGTGCCCACCGGGCTGCTCGCCGTGCCCGGCGTCGCGGCCCTGTTCACCCGCTACACCCGGCAGTGGACGGCCGAGCAGCGGGTCCGCGGCGTGATGGCGCTCTGCTACGGCGACCCCGCCCGCGTCACCCAGGACGGGTTCCGACACGCGGTGGAGGAAATGGAACGGCGGATGCGGCTGCCGTACATGTGGGACGCGATGGCCCGCTCGACGCGCGGTCTGGTGAACGCCTACACGCTGGGCGGACAGCACGGGCTGTGGCGGCAGGCCGAACGTGTGCTCGCCCCGACGCTCCTCGTCTACGGCGGCCGGGACCAGCTCGTCGGCTTCCGCATGGCCGCGCGTGCGGCCCGCGCCTTCCGCGACTCCCGTATGTTGACCCTGCCGGAGGCGGGACACGTGGCGATGATGGAGTACCCGGAACGGGTCGCGGCCGCGTTCCGCGACCTGTTGAGGGACACGGGGGCGCAGGCGTCCGCGGCGGAGTCCGTGTCCGCTTCCGTGTCCGCGGGTGCTGGGCCGGTGACCGGTGTGACTGATACGACCGATGCGGGGAGCTGA
- a CDS encoding ABC transporter permease gives MSEAFLVTEAAEAAEGPGGSGRSATSGTGSAPGAPAPVPAASGARQFWRRLRTRRAALVAGGVVALLVLVAFAAPLLTALEGQDPTTYHPSLVDSARGGVPVGPLGGIGGDHWLGVEPQTGRDLFARLVYGARVSLGVALAATVVQVAIGVLIGVAAALGNRWLDQVLSRATDIIIAMPLMIMALALLAIVPDDFPRPVLVSLVIGFVAWGGIAKIARAQTLTLKQLDHVAAARLSGWGTWRVARRELLPGLAAPVITYAALMVPSNITIEAALSFLGVGVRPPTPSWGEMLTSANVWYAAAPQYLLLPAGALFVTVLALTVLGDGVRTALDPRAASRLRVGTGRRREKRAAAEAAGSGSAGEDVAGSGSAAEGAAREEGAA, from the coding sequence GTGAGCGAGGCATTTCTCGTCACCGAGGCCGCCGAGGCCGCCGAGGGCCCCGGCGGCTCCGGCCGCTCCGCAACCTCCGGGACCGGGTCGGCGCCGGGTGCGCCCGCCCCCGTCCCGGCGGCCTCGGGGGCCCGCCAGTTCTGGCGGCGGCTGCGCACGCGGCGCGCCGCCCTCGTCGCGGGCGGCGTCGTCGCCCTGCTCGTCCTGGTCGCGTTCGCCGCGCCCCTGCTCACCGCGCTCGAGGGCCAGGACCCGACCACCTATCACCCCTCCTTGGTGGACTCCGCGCGCGGCGGCGTCCCCGTCGGACCGCTGGGCGGCATCGGCGGCGACCACTGGCTCGGCGTCGAACCGCAGACCGGGCGCGACCTGTTCGCCCGGCTCGTGTACGGGGCCCGGGTCTCGCTGGGCGTCGCCCTGGCCGCGACCGTCGTACAGGTCGCCATCGGCGTCCTGATCGGCGTCGCCGCGGCGCTCGGCAACCGCTGGCTCGACCAGGTGCTGAGCCGGGCCACCGACATCATCATCGCCATGCCGCTGATGATCATGGCCCTGGCGCTGCTGGCGATCGTCCCCGACGACTTCCCGCGGCCCGTGCTGGTCTCGCTGGTCATCGGGTTCGTGGCCTGGGGCGGCATCGCCAAGATCGCCCGCGCCCAGACGCTGACCCTGAAGCAGCTCGACCATGTCGCGGCCGCCCGGCTGAGCGGCTGGGGCACCTGGCGCGTCGCCCGACGCGAGCTGCTGCCGGGGCTGGCCGCGCCCGTCATCACCTACGCGGCGCTCATGGTGCCGAGCAACATCACCATCGAGGCCGCCCTGTCCTTCCTCGGCGTGGGCGTACGGCCGCCGACGCCGTCCTGGGGGGAGATGCTGACCTCGGCCAACGTCTGGTACGCGGCGGCGCCGCAGTACCTGCTGCTGCCGGCCGGCGCGCTGTTCGTGACGGTGCTGGCGCTCACCGTCCTCGGCGACGGCGTGCGCACGGCCCTCGACCCGCGCGCGGCGTCCCGGCTGCGGGTGGGGACGGGGCGACGGCGGGAGAAGCGGGCGGCGGCGGAGGCCGCAGGGTCCGGTTCCGCGGGCGAGGATGTCGCAGGGTCCGGTTCCGCGGCCGAGGGTGCCGCCCGTGAGGAGGGTGCCGCATGA
- a CDS encoding DUF3492 domain-containing protein — MRIGLLTEGGYPYVSGDARLWCDRLVRGLARHEFHVYALSRSRRQEDEGWIPLPPQVTRVRTAPLWTVADDGATHGRDLRGRRALRRFSEAYADLARAVCEGGRADGRDCSDGCTDGCTGGPDGCTGDCQADRFGNALYVLADLAREEGGLGSALRSEGALRIWERACRAPGAARTAHGARVAELLTVARHVERALRPLSLDWYEDAGLGAVDLCHATAGGSAALPALLARHFSGVPLVVTEYGVPLRAHYLATADAPPAVRALLASFHGLLAAEVYRRAARITPGNAHVRRWQERLGADRARLRTVYPGMEASRFAEAAGSGDGSEAAGSGEGGEAAGSGEGGEADTLVWVGRVEPAKDLVSLLHAFAEVRTHVPKARLRIVGAAAGAEGRAYLDHCRALAARLLPDHGPEDAHGRPVSFEEAGGADAPDLAAVYAAGAVVVLSSVVEGFPVSLVEAMFCARATVSTDVGAVVEVIGGTGLVVPPREPGALAQACVALLRDPERRSRLGAAARARALELFTVEQNVTAFDGIYLDVVSHSPRRRVFVDDRGAPLPFGTPAEAHLPGNWTGPRRPSRRAPQWASDITPPATFAQRPVPAREGAAR; from the coding sequence GTGCGCATCGGACTGCTGACGGAGGGTGGTTATCCGTACGTGAGCGGTGACGCCAGGCTCTGGTGCGACCGGCTCGTGCGCGGGCTCGCGCGGCACGAGTTCCATGTCTACGCGCTCAGTCGCAGCCGGCGGCAGGAGGACGAGGGCTGGATCCCGCTGCCGCCCCAGGTGACCCGGGTGCGCACCGCCCCGCTGTGGACCGTCGCGGACGACGGCGCCACCCACGGCCGCGATCTGCGCGGCCGCCGTGCCCTGCGCCGCTTCAGCGAGGCGTACGCCGACCTCGCACGCGCGGTCTGCGAAGGGGGCCGTGCGGACGGCCGCGATTGCTCGGACGGCTGTACGGACGGCTGTACGGGCGGCCCGGACGGCTGTACGGGCGACTGTCAGGCGGACCGTTTCGGCAACGCGCTGTACGTCCTCGCCGACCTCGCCCGCGAGGAGGGCGGACTGGGGAGCGCACTGCGCTCGGAGGGCGCGTTGCGCATCTGGGAGCGCGCCTGCCGTGCGCCCGGAGCCGCGCGCACGGCGCACGGAGCGCGCGTGGCCGAACTCCTCACCGTGGCACGGCACGTCGAACGCGCCCTGCGCCCCCTCTCCCTGGACTGGTACGAGGACGCCGGGCTCGGCGCGGTCGACCTCTGCCACGCCACGGCGGGCGGCTCCGCCGCCCTGCCCGCCCTGCTCGCCCGGCACTTCTCGGGGGTGCCCCTCGTGGTCACCGAGTACGGCGTCCCGCTCCGGGCGCACTACCTCGCCACCGCCGACGCGCCCCCCGCCGTACGCGCGCTGCTCGCCTCCTTCCACGGTCTGCTCGCCGCCGAGGTGTACCGGCGGGCCGCCCGCATCACCCCCGGCAACGCCCACGTCCGCCGCTGGCAGGAACGCCTCGGCGCCGACCGGGCCAGGCTGCGCACGGTCTACCCCGGCATGGAGGCGTCCCGCTTCGCCGAGGCGGCCGGTTCCGGCGACGGGAGCGAGGCGGCCGGTTCCGGTGAAGGGGGCGAGGCGGCCGGTTCCGGCGAGGGGGGCGAGGCGGACACGCTGGTCTGGGTGGGGCGCGTCGAGCCCGCCAAGGACCTGGTCTCCCTCCTCCACGCCTTCGCCGAGGTCCGCACCCACGTGCCGAAGGCCCGTCTGCGCATCGTCGGCGCCGCCGCGGGCGCCGAGGGCCGGGCCTACCTCGACCACTGCCGGGCCCTGGCCGCCCGGCTCCTCCCGGACCACGGCCCCGAGGACGCCCACGGCCGCCCGGTCTCCTTCGAGGAGGCCGGCGGAGCGGACGCCCCCGACCTCGCGGCGGTGTACGCCGCCGGAGCGGTCGTCGTCCTCTCCAGCGTCGTCGAGGGCTTCCCCGTCAGCCTGGTCGAAGCCATGTTCTGCGCCCGTGCCACGGTCTCCACCGACGTGGGCGCCGTGGTGGAGGTCATCGGCGGCACGGGCCTGGTCGTACCCCCGCGCGAACCGGGGGCGCTCGCGCAGGCGTGCGTGGCGCTGCTGCGCGACCCCGAACGGCGCTCGCGCCTCGGCGCGGCCGCCCGCGCACGCGCCCTCGAACTGTTCACCGTGGAGCAGAACGTCACGGCATTCGACGGCATTTACCTCGACGTCGTCTCGCACTCCCCGCGCCGCCGGGTGTTCGTCGACGACAGGGGCGCGCCGCTTCCCTTCGGCACCCCCGCCGAGGCCCACCTCCCCGGCAACTGGACCGGCCCCCGCCGCCCGTCCCGGCGCGCCCCCCAGTGGGCCTCGGACATCACCCCGCCCGCCACCTTCGCCCAGCGGCCGGTACCGGCGCGAGAGGGCGCCGCCCGATGA
- a CDS encoding ABC transporter substrate-binding protein, translated as MRQPSRTRTPRRLAAASLGLVVAAGVAACGPEDNDAKGAGGDSTPHKGGTLTVLNSQPQTDFDPARLYTSGGGNVPSLVFRTLTTRNRENGAAGAKVVPDLATDTGRPNKDATVWTYTLKKGLKYEDGTAITAADIKYGIERSFAPELSGGAPYLRDWLVGAADYQGPYKDKGKGGLDAIGTPDERTLVFHLNKPEGEFPYLATQTQFAPVPKAKDTGTKYEEHPVSSGPYKVVKNENDGERLTLERNTHWSAATDAERKAYPDRIDVRSGLDSSVINQRLSASQGADAAAVTTDTNLGPAELAKVSGDKKLAARVGTGHFGYTDYLAFNPKVKPFDDPKVRQAVAYAVDRSSVVNAAGGSALAEPATTFLPDQKSFGHTPYDLFPAGKSGNAAKAKELLKEAGHPDGLTITLTHSNAKDFETSPEIATAVQDALKKAGFTVRLQGLEDNDYSDRIQDTKTEPGLFLAHWGADWPSGGPFLAPIFDGRQIVKDGANFNSGFLNDTAVNSEIDAINKLTDLDAAAQRWGALDKKIAEQALVVPLFHPVYKRLYGEDVKNVVISDWTGVLDISQVAVK; from the coding sequence ATGCGCCAACCGTCCCGCACCCGCACTCCGCGCCGCCTGGCAGCGGCGTCCCTCGGCCTGGTCGTGGCAGCGGGTGTCGCCGCCTGCGGTCCGGAGGACAACGATGCCAAGGGCGCCGGCGGCGACTCCACGCCCCACAAGGGCGGCACCCTCACCGTGCTCAACTCCCAGCCGCAGACCGACTTCGACCCGGCCCGGCTCTACACCTCCGGCGGCGGCAACGTCCCGTCCCTGGTCTTCCGCACCCTCACCACCCGCAACCGCGAGAACGGCGCCGCCGGTGCGAAGGTCGTTCCCGACCTCGCCACCGACACCGGCCGCCCGAACAAGGATGCGACCGTGTGGACGTACACCCTCAAGAAGGGGCTGAAGTACGAGGACGGCACCGCCATCACCGCCGCCGACATCAAGTACGGCATCGAACGCTCCTTCGCCCCCGAGCTCTCCGGCGGCGCCCCCTATCTGCGCGACTGGTTGGTCGGCGCGGCCGACTACCAGGGGCCGTACAAGGACAAGGGCAAGGGCGGTCTCGACGCGATCGGGACGCCGGACGAGCGGACCCTCGTCTTCCATCTCAACAAGCCCGAGGGCGAGTTCCCCTACCTCGCCACGCAGACCCAGTTCGCGCCCGTCCCGAAGGCCAAGGACACCGGCACGAAGTACGAGGAGCACCCGGTCTCGTCCGGCCCCTACAAGGTCGTCAAGAACGAGAACGACGGCGAGCGGCTGACCCTGGAGCGCAACACGCACTGGTCCGCCGCCACCGACGCCGAGCGCAAGGCGTACCCGGACCGGATCGACGTACGCTCCGGGCTCGACTCCTCCGTGATCAACCAACGGCTGTCCGCGTCCCAAGGGGCGGACGCGGCGGCCGTCACGACGGACACCAACCTCGGTCCGGCCGAGCTCGCCAAGGTCAGCGGCGACAAGAAGCTCGCCGCGCGCGTCGGCACGGGCCACTTCGGCTACACCGACTACCTGGCCTTCAACCCGAAGGTGAAGCCGTTCGACGACCCCAAGGTGCGCCAGGCCGTCGCCTACGCCGTCGACCGGTCCTCCGTCGTCAACGCGGCCGGAGGCTCCGCGCTCGCCGAGCCCGCGACCACCTTCCTGCCCGACCAGAAGTCCTTCGGCCACACCCCGTACGACCTCTTCCCGGCCGGCAAGTCCGGCAACGCGGCCAAGGCGAAGGAGCTGCTGAAGGAGGCCGGCCACCCGGACGGACTGACGATCACGCTCACCCACTCCAACGCCAAGGACTTCGAGACCAGCCCGGAGATCGCCACCGCCGTCCAGGACGCCCTGAAGAAGGCCGGGTTCACCGTCCGGCTGCAGGGCCTGGAGGACAACGACTACAGCGACCGGATCCAGGACACCAAGACCGAACCCGGCCTCTTCCTCGCCCACTGGGGCGCCGACTGGCCCTCCGGCGGCCCCTTCCTCGCCCCCATCTTCGACGGGCGGCAGATCGTGAAGGACGGCGCCAACTTCAACTCCGGCTTCCTGAACGACACCGCCGTCAACTCCGAGATCGACGCCATCAACAAGCTCACCGACCTCGACGCGGCCGCGCAGCGGTGGGGCGCGCTGGACAAGAAGATCGCCGAGCAGGCGCTCGTCGTGCCGCTGTTCCACCCCGTCTACAAGCGGCTCTACGGCGAGGACGTCAAGAACGTCGTGATCAGCGACTGGACCGGCGTCCTCGACATCTCCCAGGTCGCGGTGAAGTGA
- a CDS encoding ABC transporter ATP-binding protein has translation MSPVNPSPVNPSPAGLVVVDGLTVDFGGLPAVDGLSFTLAEGAALGLVGESGSGKSTVASALLGLHRGTGAVVGGSVRVAGVDPARASDEELRRLRGGTAAMVFQDPLSSLDPYYAIGDQIAEVYRVHTRASRRAARARAVEVLDRVGIPDAVRRSRARPHEFSGGMRQRALIAMALACAPRLLIADEPTTALDVTVQAQILDLLHTLRQETGMGLLLVTHDVGVAAESVDEVLVMRHGRAVEHGPAGEVLAAPAQAYTRELLAAVPRVDAPRARPGARVLGGAAGEDEGEVVLEAVGLRREFGRGRRAVTAVDDVSLTVRRGETLGVVGESGSGKTTLGRMLVGLLEPTAGEVRYEGWPHTGVRPAVQMVFQDPVSSLNPRRSVGESIADPLRARAARAARGARGAGDTGKAGEAGRAGKTGEAGDAGKAGGAPETREARETRIQGRVRELLARVGLDPAHYDRYPHEFSGGQRQRIGIARALAADPEVIVCDEPVSALDVTTQAQVVALLGELQSELGLALVFVAHDLAVVRQVSDRVAVMRHGRLVEYGPADQVYDAPGDPYTRALLAAVPALDPAVAVRRRAVRSEGEPEAAAEEAANEESAVI, from the coding sequence ATGAGTCCGGTGAACCCGAGTCCGGTGAACCCGAGTCCGGCGGGCCTCGTGGTCGTGGACGGGCTGACCGTCGACTTCGGCGGGCTGCCGGCCGTCGACGGGCTCTCCTTCACGCTGGCGGAGGGCGCCGCCCTCGGGCTGGTCGGGGAGTCCGGCTCCGGCAAGTCGACGGTCGCCTCGGCGCTGCTGGGACTGCACCGCGGCACGGGCGCCGTCGTCGGCGGTTCGGTGCGGGTGGCCGGCGTCGATCCGGCGCGGGCCTCCGACGAGGAACTGCGGCGGCTGCGCGGCGGCACGGCGGCTATGGTCTTCCAGGACCCGCTGTCCTCCCTTGACCCGTACTACGCGATCGGCGACCAGATCGCCGAGGTCTACCGCGTGCACACGCGCGCCTCCCGGCGTGCGGCACGCGCGCGTGCCGTCGAGGTGCTCGACCGGGTCGGCATCCCCGACGCCGTACGACGCTCCCGGGCACGCCCGCACGAGTTCAGCGGCGGCATGCGGCAGCGGGCGCTCATCGCCATGGCGCTGGCCTGCGCACCGCGGCTGCTGATCGCCGACGAGCCGACGACGGCGCTCGACGTCACCGTCCAGGCCCAGATCCTCGACCTGCTGCACACCCTGCGGCAGGAGACGGGGATGGGGCTGCTGCTGGTCACCCATGACGTGGGCGTCGCCGCCGAGAGCGTCGACGAGGTGCTGGTCATGCGGCACGGGCGGGCGGTCGAGCACGGTCCGGCCGGCGAGGTGCTGGCGGCGCCCGCGCAGGCGTACACGCGGGAGCTGCTGGCGGCGGTGCCGCGGGTGGACGCGCCGAGGGCGCGGCCCGGTGCACGGGTCCTCGGGGGCGCGGCCGGTGAGGACGAGGGCGAGGTGGTGCTGGAGGCGGTGGGGCTGCGGCGTGAGTTCGGGCGCGGCAGGCGCGCGGTCACCGCCGTGGACGACGTGTCGCTGACGGTGCGCCGGGGCGAGACCCTCGGCGTGGTGGGGGAGAGCGGCAGCGGGAAGACCACGCTCGGCCGGATGCTGGTCGGGCTGCTGGAGCCGACGGCCGGCGAGGTGCGGTACGAGGGCTGGCCGCACACGGGTGTCCGGCCCGCCGTCCAGATGGTGTTCCAGGACCCCGTCTCCTCCCTCAACCCCCGTCGCAGCGTGGGCGAGTCGATAGCGGACCCGCTCAGGGCGCGGGCGGCGCGGGCGGCGCGGGGAGCACGTGGGGCCGGCGATACGGGGAAGGCCGGTGAGGCCGGTAGGGCTGGAAAGACCGGCGAGGCCGGTGACGCTGGAAAGGCTGGTGGGGCGCCGGAGACCCGTGAGGCGCGGGAAACGCGCATTCAAGGGCGCGTGCGTGAACTGCTGGCGCGCGTGGGGCTCGACCCGGCGCACTACGACCGCTATCCGCACGAGTTCAGCGGCGGTCAGCGTCAGCGCATCGGCATCGCCCGCGCGCTGGCCGCCGATCCCGAGGTCATCGTCTGCGACGAGCCGGTCTCCGCGCTGGACGTCACCACACAGGCCCAGGTCGTCGCCCTGCTCGGCGAGTTGCAGAGCGAACTGGGCCTGGCGCTCGTCTTCGTCGCGCACGACCTGGCCGTCGTACGGCAGGTCAGCGACCGGGTCGCGGTGATGCGGCACGGCCGGCTCGTCGAGTACGGCCCGGCCGACCAGGTGTACGACGCCCCCGGCGATCCGTACACCAGGGCGCTGCTGGCCGCCGTCCCGGCGCTCGACCCGGCGGTCGCGGTACGCCGGCGCGCGGTGCGGAGCGAAGGCGAGCCGGAGGCGGCGGCCGAGGAAGCGGCGAACGAGGAATCGGCGGTCATATGA